One window of Nicotiana tomentosiformis chromosome 11, ASM39032v3, whole genome shotgun sequence genomic DNA carries:
- the LOC138901854 gene encoding uncharacterized protein, which produces MDPLKYIFQKPMPTGRLAKWKILLTEFDIVYVTRTTMKTQALTDHLAENPVDDEYQPLSTYSPDEKVNSVEVIPEDTNAWKFFFDGAINAKGVGIGAILISRTCQNYPATARLWFFYTNNTAEYEACIMGMNMAVDLDVEELFIMGDSDLIIRQA; this is translated from the coding sequence ATGGATCCTTTGAAATACATATTTCAAAAACCAATGCCCACAGGAAGGTTAGCAAAATGGAAAATCCTGCTCACTGAGTTCGACATTGTTTATGTCACCCGCACGACGATGAAAACTCAAGCCTTGACGGATCATCTAGCTGAGaacccggttgatgatgaatACCAACCCCTAAGTACTTACTCTCCAGACGAGAAAGTAAACTCGGTTGAAGTAATTCCAGAGGACACTAATGCTTGGAAATTTTTCTTTGATGGAGCTATAAATGCAAAAGGCGTCGGGATTGGAGCGATTCTGATTTCGCGCACATGTCAGAACTATCCAGCCACAGCCCGCCTTTGGTTCTTCTATACAAACAACACTGCTGAGTATGAAGCCTGCATTATGGGCATGAATATGGCAGTTGATCTGGATGTAGAGGAATTGTTTATCATGGGCGATTCTGACCTGATTATTCGGCAAGCCTAA
- the LOC138901853 gene encoding uncharacterized protein: MASMLPYLGNIHIDSLEIQIRVKHGYCNAIEIEPDAQPWYHDIKRFLKTKEYPEQASEDQKRTIRRLDSSFFFSGEVLYKRTPDLNLLRCLDAQEAEKIMNKLHSGVCGPHMNGYVPAKKILRADNAANLNNHLMREVCEQFKITHRNSTPYRPKANGVAEAANKNIKKILRKMIQSSRQWHEKLPFALLGYRTTMRTSVGATPYLLVCGTEAVIPAEVEIPSLWNIVVAEIGDEEWVKTRLE, from the exons ATGGCCTCAATGCTCCCGTACCTGGGAAATATTCATATTGACTCGCTGGAAATCCAAATTCGAGTAAAGCATGGTTATTGTAATGCAATTGAAATAGAACCAGATGCccaaccatggtatcatgatatcaaaaggttTTTGAAAACAAAGGAATATCCCGAGCAAGCTAGTGAAGATCAAAAGAGAACTATCAGAAGGCTTGACAGCAGTTTCTTTTTTAGCGGAGAGGTCTTGTACAAAAGAACTCCAGATCTGAATCTTTTGAGGTGTCTAGACGCCCAAGAAGCTGAAAAGATCATGAACAAATTGCATTCTGGAGTATGTgggcctcacatgaatggatatgtccCTGCAAAGAAAATTCTCCGGGCAG ATAATGCTGCAAATCTGAACAATCActtgatgagggaggtatgcgaACAATTTAAAATTACGCATCGCAATTCTACCCCTTATCGGCCCAAAGCTAATGGCGTCGCTGAAGCtgcaaacaagaacatcaagaagattctcagGAAGATGATTCAGAGCtccagacaatggcatgaaaagctaCCTTTTGCATTATTGGGATATCGCACAACCATGCGAACATCAGTTGGGGCTACTCCTTACTTATTGGTCTGTGGAACTGAAGCTGTAATACCCgcagaagttgagattccctctctttgGAACATTGTTGTAGCCGAGATCGGGGACGAGGAATGGGTCAAAACCCGATTAGAATAG
- the LOC138900908 gene encoding dehydration-responsive element-binding protein 1A-like translates to MNIFGDYNFNPLIPTLSTSLLPAAESSTSSDSGSAGSTPNYSDEEVMLASNYPKKRAGRKKFRETRHPVYRGIRRRNSNKWVCEVREPNKKSRIWLGTFPTAEMAARAHDVAAISLRGRSACLNFADSAWRLPIPTSAAAKDIQKAAVEAAEAFRPVESHGENFKEIIVDQVIQELVAELPDNVLFMDEEALFCMPRLLVNMAEGLMLPPPQCIIDGYEMKADHADMSLWSY, encoded by the coding sequence ATGAATATTTTTGGAGACTACAATTTTAATCCACTAATTCCTACACTGTCAACTTCTTTGTTGCCAGCTGCTGAATCTTCAACTTCGTCTGATAGTGGCAGCGCAGGGAGTACACCTAATTATTCTGATGAAGAAGTGATGTTAGCTTCGAACTATCCAAAGAAACGTGCGGGTAGGAAGAAGTTTCGTGAAACTCGACATCCAGTATACAGGGGAATAAGGAGGAGAAATTCGAATAAGTGGGTTTGTGAAGTAAGAGAACCCAATAAGAAATCAAGAATATGGCTGGGCACTTTCCCAACTGCAGAAATGGCAGCTCGAGCTCATGACGTGGCGGCCATATCTCTAAGAGGCCGGTCAGCATGTTTGAACTTTGCTGATTCGGCTTGGAGGTTACCCATCCCGACTTCAGCGGCCGCCAAGGATATTCAGAAGGCGGCCGTTGAAGCCGCCGAAGCATTTCGGCCTGTAGAATCACATGGAGAAAactttaaggaaattattgttgacCAAGTAATACAAGAGTTGGTTGCAGAATTGCCTGATAATGTGTTGTTTATGGATGAGGAGGCACTTTTCTGCATGCCGAGATTACTTGTGAATATGGCCGAAGGGCTAATGCTACCTCCACCTCAATGTATTATAGACGGATATGAAATGAAAGCTGATCATGCTGACATGTCTTTGTGGAGctattga